A window of the Parabacteroides merdae ATCC 43184 genome harbors these coding sequences:
- a CDS encoding FecR family protein, whose protein sequence is MKSETIYEIMLSVLSEDATEDEHRLLNEWLACSEANRRQFEQVGELYRSFETVGKQDDSEYDVEQAWMRVRNQTVEKKKKFNLKTWLPYAALVAIAFSIGLYFMNRPAEPDWTAEADVLKNINQPTLLLDNGERIPLKQDSFSIQQGNMVIRNNLVGQLSYESDREQPSDEEKLSWNHLVIPKGNAYELELADGTHVWLNAESELSYPTRFAGEMREVRLKGEAFFDVAKNPDCPFVVRTDEVAVQVLGTSFNVSAYQSEQMARVTLVGGSVAVKANGGEEFRIVPSEQFCYNKESRKSGIRVVDTDLYTSWVKGEYIFKDAALEEIFNKLLHWYDFTVRYQNEQLKDKRFSLVIDRKISLEQLLELISFTSDVKLERSQGNIIYVKQKREEV, encoded by the coding sequence ATGAAGTCTGAAACGATATATGAGATCATGTTGTCTGTCCTGTCCGAAGATGCGACCGAAGACGAGCATCGCCTGTTGAATGAATGGCTTGCTTGTTCGGAAGCCAACAGAAGGCAGTTCGAGCAAGTAGGTGAACTATATCGCAGTTTCGAGACTGTCGGAAAGCAGGATGATTCTGAATATGATGTTGAACAGGCTTGGATGAGGGTACGCAACCAAACTGTAGAGAAGAAGAAAAAGTTTAACTTAAAAACTTGGTTGCCTTATGCGGCCTTGGTCGCTATTGCGTTTTCTATAGGGCTCTATTTTATGAACAGACCTGCGGAGCCGGATTGGACTGCTGAGGCAGATGTATTGAAAAACATAAATCAACCGACTTTACTGTTGGATAATGGGGAACGGATTCCGTTGAAGCAGGATAGTTTTTCGATTCAGCAGGGCAATATGGTGATTCGGAATAATCTGGTTGGACAACTTTCGTATGAGTCGGACCGGGAGCAACCTTCAGATGAAGAAAAGCTGTCTTGGAATCACTTGGTGATACCGAAAGGGAATGCTTACGAACTGGAGTTGGCAGATGGAACACACGTTTGGCTGAATGCTGAATCGGAGTTATCTTATCCGACTCGCTTTGCAGGAGAAATGCGCGAGGTCCGGTTGAAAGGAGAGGCGTTCTTCGATGTGGCTAAGAATCCGGACTGTCCTTTTGTGGTGAGGACGGATGAGGTCGCAGTCCAGGTTTTGGGAACCTCTTTCAATGTCTCGGCTTATCAGTCCGAGCAAATGGCTCGTGTCACACTGGTAGGAGGTTCTGTGGCTGTAAAAGCGAATGGTGGCGAAGAATTCCGGATTGTCCCCTCCGAGCAGTTCTGTTATAATAAGGAAAGCCGTAAGTCCGGGATACGGGTTGTAGACACGGATTTATATACATCTTGGGTAAAAGGAGAATATATTTTCAAAGATGCCGCGTTAGAGGAAATCTTTAATAAGTTGTTGCATTGGTATGATTTTACCGTCCGGTATCAAAATGAACAGTTGAAAGATAAGCGTTTTTCTTTGGTCATAGACCGGAAAATCAGTTTGGAGCAATTATTGGAGTTGATCAGTTTTACGTCAGATGTGAAATTGGAACGAAGCCAAGGAAATATCATTTATGTTAAACAAAAAAGAGAGGAGGTATGA
- a CDS encoding CidA/LrgA family protein, with protein MLIEAFYILFFYFTGEFISYFIDGFIPGSVIGMVLLFLALAFKVVKPNKVKKLSTLLTENMGLFFLPAGVGLMNSLGIISQYWVVIVTASVVSTILVIASVALIQQKLGKETDENE; from the coding sequence ATGCTAATAGAAGCATTTTACATCCTCTTCTTCTATTTTACAGGAGAGTTTATCAGTTATTTTATCGACGGGTTTATCCCAGGTAGCGTAATTGGAATGGTGCTGTTATTCCTGGCACTGGCATTCAAAGTCGTCAAGCCGAACAAAGTGAAGAAGCTCTCCACGCTTCTGACCGAAAACATGGGGTTGTTTTTCCTGCCGGCGGGTGTGGGATTAATGAATTCGCTCGGTATCATTTCCCAGTATTGGGTTGTGATCGTAACAGCCTCCGTTGTCAGCACCATACTCGTAATTGCCAGCGTAGCACTCATCCAGCAAAAATTAGGAAAGGAAACGGACGAAAATGAATAA
- the radC gene encoding RadC family protein, which produces MKIKEWAEEDRPREKMLLKGIASLSDAELLAILIGSGNSRETAVQLSQRILNSVNNNLNALGKLSVKELMFKFKGIGKVKAITINAALELGKRRGNSDPVQRPVIHSSSDVYRIFYPLLCDLPHEELWIALTNRSSLVIEKVKISQGGISETSADLRIILKAAINALAVGIILCHNHPSGNPRPSRQDDLLTQHLRDAARLLEIQLLDHIVLADGSYYSYSDEGTL; this is translated from the coding sequence ATGAAAATAAAAGAATGGGCAGAAGAAGACCGCCCACGCGAAAAAATGTTATTGAAAGGTATTGCTTCCCTCAGCGATGCCGAATTACTGGCCATTCTGATCGGCTCCGGCAACAGCCGGGAAACTGCCGTCCAACTGTCACAACGTATTTTAAATTCCGTCAATAATAACCTGAATGCTTTAGGCAAATTATCCGTCAAAGAACTGATGTTTAAGTTTAAAGGCATTGGCAAAGTCAAAGCTATCACAATCAATGCAGCCCTCGAACTTGGGAAACGACGTGGCAACAGCGATCCGGTTCAACGTCCCGTTATCCACTCCAGCAGCGATGTTTACCGGATTTTCTATCCCCTGCTCTGCGATCTTCCCCACGAAGAATTATGGATCGCACTCACGAACCGTTCTTCCCTGGTGATCGAAAAGGTCAAGATTAGCCAAGGCGGGATAAGCGAGACATCAGCCGACCTGCGCATCATTCTGAAAGCCGCGATCAATGCCCTTGCGGTAGGCATCATCCTCTGTCATAACCACCCTTCGGGCAATCCCCGCCCCAGCCGGCAGGACGACCTGCTGACACAACACCTTCGGGACGCTGCCCGCTTACTCGAAATACAACTGTTAGACCATATTGTCCTGGCCGACGGCAGCTACTACAGTTATTCGGACGAAGGAACCCTGTGA
- a CDS encoding RNA polymerase sigma-70 factor yields the protein MVNELLFEQLFRMYYAELCRYASRYLSDKQIVEDIVQSFFIAVWEKDGLTINGDNFLPYAYRSVYNRCLNYYKAELSKESFLASLVEEWNGQAEEENDFRYKQEVREALRKLPPKCKQVFLLKCIKGLKYKEIAEVSGISVNTVKYHLGEAFRIMREELIDLQGTVLLFMLMKPVFDVVV from the coding sequence ATGGTCAATGAACTACTTTTTGAGCAATTATTTCGGATGTATTATGCGGAGTTGTGCCGCTATGCATCCCGTTATTTGTCAGATAAACAAATTGTAGAAGATATTGTCCAAAGCTTTTTTATTGCCGTTTGGGAAAAAGACGGTTTGACGATCAACGGGGATAACTTTTTGCCTTATGCTTATCGCTCTGTCTATAACCGCTGCTTGAATTACTATAAAGCTGAATTATCGAAAGAAAGTTTTCTGGCCTCGCTTGTAGAAGAGTGGAATGGACAAGCTGAAGAGGAGAATGATTTCCGGTATAAACAAGAAGTGCGGGAGGCTCTTCGTAAACTACCCCCTAAATGTAAACAAGTATTTCTTCTTAAATGTATAAAAGGATTGAAATATAAAGAAATAGCAGAAGTGTCCGGAATATCGGTCAATACTGTCAAGTATCATTTGGGAGAAGCTTTTCGAATTATGCGGGAAGAATTGATTGATTTACAAGGAACAGTCTTGCTTTTTATGCTAATGAAACCTGTTTTTGACGTTGTCGTGTAG
- the efp gene encoding elongation factor P, which yields MINSQDIKKGTCIRLDGKLYFCVDFLHVKPGKGNTIMRTTLKDVVKGGQIERRFNIGEKLEDVRVERRPYQYTYQEGEHYHFMNQETFDDIIIDKNLINGVDFMIEGQIVEVVSDASTETVLFADMPVKVQLKVTYTEPGIKGDTATNTLKPATVESGAEVRVPLFIEEGEIIEINTQDGSYVGRIR from the coding sequence ATGATTAATTCACAGGACATCAAGAAAGGAACATGTATCCGTTTGGACGGTAAACTCTATTTCTGCGTCGATTTTCTTCATGTAAAACCGGGAAAAGGTAACACGATTATGCGTACAACCCTGAAAGACGTTGTAAAAGGTGGTCAGATCGAACGTCGTTTCAACATCGGTGAAAAACTGGAAGACGTACGCGTAGAACGTCGCCCGTACCAATATACATATCAGGAAGGCGAACACTATCATTTCATGAATCAGGAAACTTTCGACGATATCATCATCGACAAAAACCTGATCAACGGTGTGGACTTCATGATCGAAGGCCAGATTGTGGAAGTCGTTTCAGACGCTTCAACAGAAACTGTTCTGTTCGCAGATATGCCTGTAAAAGTACAGTTGAAAGTAACTTATACGGAACCGGGTATCAAAGGTGATACAGCAACCAACACTTTGAAACCTGCAACAGTAGAATCAGGTGCTGAAGTACGCGTTCCGTTGTTCATTGAAGAAGGTGAAATCATCGAAATCAATACACAGGACGGTTCTTACGTAGGACGTATCCGGTAA
- a CDS encoding LrgB family protein yields the protein MNNLAQSEVFSLTLVIGTYLASLALYRKTRISLLHPLITSIFVIIVVLKTMDIEYESFQKGSHLIHFLLGPSVVALGYVLYEQIQYLKGNVISILTSVFVGAIVGIVSVIAIGELMGADAALVATLEPKSVTTPIAMGIAEKSGGIPSLTAVIVVAVGIFGSIVGPFVMKVLGIESRIAKGLALGASSHGVGTSVAIQIGAVEGALSGLAIGLMGIMTAILVPVISFIISLF from the coding sequence ATGAATAACCTGGCACAATCGGAAGTATTTTCACTGACTCTGGTAATCGGTACTTATCTGGCTTCTTTGGCTTTGTACAGAAAGACGCGTATCAGCCTGCTGCATCCGCTTATTACCTCCATATTTGTTATTATCGTTGTCTTGAAAACGATGGATATCGAATACGAATCGTTTCAGAAAGGCAGCCACCTGATCCATTTCCTGTTGGGGCCGTCGGTCGTGGCGTTAGGATATGTATTGTATGAGCAGATCCAATACCTGAAAGGAAATGTGATTTCGATCCTGACGTCCGTCTTTGTCGGAGCGATTGTCGGGATTGTCAGCGTTATAGCGATCGGCGAACTGATGGGAGCAGATGCCGCGTTGGTCGCCACGCTCGAACCCAAGTCGGTCACGACACCGATTGCGATGGGCATTGCCGAGAAGTCAGGCGGCATTCCTTCTCTGACAGCCGTCATCGTAGTGGCGGTCGGAATATTCGGCAGTATTGTCGGGCCGTTCGTGATGAAAGTGTTAGGCATCGAAAGCCGCATAGCCAAAGGGTTGGCATTGGGCGCCTCTTCGCACGGGGTAGGTACTTCCGTTGCGATTCAGATCGGTGCGGTGGAAGGAGCTTTGAGCGGACTTGCCATCGGCCTGATGGGGATCATGACGGCTATCCTCGTTCCGGTTATCAGCTTTATTATCTCGCTTTTTTAA
- a CDS encoding TonB-dependent receptor, with product MEQVLDAIMKQSGVKIAYSSDELQKDRVVSVDIQTSDILTALRSVLGDGYSFKQIEDYIAIARKETSDSSDVINNSVIDDRIWTIQGQVLENSEPPYPLPGVNILIKGTSLGTISDGNGYFTIKAKRGDILIFKYLGFKDYEYVVSRAISNLTVSLNSDSEELDEIVVTGISEEKRVNSVSAVSSLDVTKNLSTKPITSLSQSLQGGITGLNVTQSSGLPGADAAAIKIRGISTLGTSDPLVLVDGIPMDMNQLDPNTIESVTVLKDAAASAIYGARAANGVIVVKTKRGTPGKISISYNGYAGFQQATYLPEFVNAADYMQMVNVANANVGGAPIYSQEAIDATRSHSDLIKYPDTDWTDYMYQTGMIQSHSVSVSGGSNLARFALTANYLDNEALIDNAGYNRLNIRANTSVSLLDNLSVNMDFNSYRTNRHEPLQAVLNYLYTTPPNTVIHYPMKEGSDILYYGNRPEQRNPAALMEKGGVRTYLGDNISINIAPRWEIIPNLIVRGQYSYRISSGATKEERDAYNFFDYNSGSFLQTWGAIHNASKSRSSYYYLGGTVEYTLEKNKHRLFAIGGYNQELTNNGDWDQWAMSSFFAKANYTFDNRYLLEGTVRRDGSSRFGPGNKFGVSPSIGAGWNIHEEAFMKSTKNFLNEFKLRMSYGSLGNENIGLYKYQTLINAGNGNETVFGNPDITWETVHMLDVGADIRLFKNLTVTFDYYNKLTTDMIITPPISYIGGISAAPLNSGKVRNKGWEFDVSYNKQVTKDFGLNIHAGLTHNENKIEDLFGAPYDNGNRIHQIGYALNSYFIYPTDGLLQEDDFTKDAAGNWIPKEGVVIFDGQKPGDIHYLDTDEDGKITTDDRVISGDDQPDLNYFANISLNYKKFDFEILFQGVTGVDGYYSGPYAYGLNTSGDGQTPLAVQTDYWTPENPTARYPRLAPNSSYGNNDHTSDYWRFDASYCRVKYIQFGYTFDQIGLKKIGMSNIRLYLNVQNPFTIAKEDLVDPESRGQRGSYPLVKTYSAGVSLNF from the coding sequence TTGGAGCAAGTTCTGGATGCTATTATGAAACAATCGGGAGTGAAAATAGCCTATAGTAGTGATGAACTTCAAAAGGACCGGGTGGTATCGGTGGATATCCAGACTTCTGATATTTTGACAGCATTACGCTCTGTATTGGGCGACGGTTATTCTTTTAAACAAATTGAGGATTATATCGCAATCGCCCGGAAAGAGACATCCGATTCTTCGGATGTCATCAATAACAGTGTTATTGATGACAGGATTTGGACTATCCAAGGACAGGTTCTTGAAAATTCAGAACCGCCTTATCCATTACCAGGAGTGAATATTCTGATTAAAGGAACATCTCTAGGGACCATTAGTGATGGTAATGGTTATTTCACTATTAAGGCAAAGAGAGGAGATATTTTGATTTTTAAATATTTAGGGTTTAAAGATTATGAGTATGTTGTCTCTCGTGCTATAAGCAACTTGACAGTCTCTTTAAATTCTGACTCCGAAGAATTGGATGAAATTGTGGTAACAGGTATTTCGGAAGAAAAAAGAGTGAACTCTGTTTCTGCCGTATCTTCTTTAGATGTGACAAAAAACTTGTCGACCAAACCGATCACATCTTTGTCCCAGTCGCTGCAAGGTGGAATCACAGGGTTGAATGTGACACAAAGTTCCGGTTTACCGGGGGCAGATGCAGCTGCAATAAAGATTCGTGGCATTTCGACTTTGGGTACAAGTGATCCTTTGGTGCTGGTAGATGGTATTCCTATGGACATGAATCAACTGGATCCGAATACGATCGAGAGTGTGACTGTTTTGAAAGATGCGGCTGCTTCTGCCATTTATGGTGCTCGTGCAGCAAATGGTGTGATTGTTGTGAAGACAAAACGTGGAACTCCTGGTAAGATCAGCATTTCCTACAATGGTTATGCAGGTTTTCAACAAGCGACCTATCTACCGGAGTTTGTTAACGCGGCAGATTATATGCAAATGGTAAATGTTGCGAATGCGAATGTAGGAGGAGCACCGATCTATTCTCAAGAAGCAATTGATGCGACGAGGAGCCATTCGGATCTTATCAAATATCCGGATACAGATTGGACCGACTATATGTATCAGACCGGTATGATCCAAAGCCATTCCGTCTCTGTATCCGGAGGAAGTAACCTTGCTCGTTTTGCCTTGACTGCCAATTATCTGGATAATGAAGCCTTGATTGATAACGCAGGTTATAACCGTTTGAATATTCGGGCAAATACATCAGTCAGTTTGTTGGACAATTTGTCGGTCAATATGGATTTTAATTCGTATCGTACAAACAGGCATGAGCCTTTGCAAGCCGTGCTTAATTATTTGTATACAACACCTCCGAATACGGTAATCCATTATCCGATGAAAGAAGGAAGTGATATTTTATATTATGGAAATCGTCCGGAGCAGCGGAATCCAGCAGCTTTGATGGAAAAGGGGGGTGTCCGTACTTATTTAGGAGACAATATCAGTATTAATATTGCTCCGCGTTGGGAAATTATTCCGAACCTGATTGTCCGTGGGCAATATTCTTATCGAATAAGTAGTGGAGCAACAAAAGAAGAAAGAGATGCTTATAACTTTTTCGATTATAATTCAGGTTCTTTTCTACAAACTTGGGGAGCTATCCATAATGCATCCAAAAGTCGTTCCAGTTATTATTATTTAGGGGGAACCGTTGAATATACCTTGGAGAAAAATAAACATCGGTTATTTGCTATTGGTGGGTATAATCAGGAACTGACAAATAATGGTGACTGGGATCAGTGGGCTATGAGTTCCTTCTTTGCAAAAGCAAATTATACATTTGATAACCGTTATTTGTTGGAAGGTACGGTGAGACGTGACGGTTCCTCCCGCTTTGGACCGGGAAACAAATTTGGAGTGTCCCCCTCTATCGGTGCTGGCTGGAATATTCATGAAGAGGCATTTATGAAGTCGACGAAAAATTTTTTGAATGAATTCAAACTGAGAATGTCTTATGGTTCATTAGGAAATGAGAATATCGGACTTTATAAGTATCAGACATTGATAAATGCGGGAAATGGTAATGAAACGGTCTTCGGGAATCCGGATATAACTTGGGAAACGGTTCACATGTTGGATGTAGGAGCTGATATCCGTTTGTTTAAAAACTTGACCGTAACGTTCGATTATTATAATAAGTTGACGACAGATATGATCATAACCCCACCTATTTCTTATATCGGGGGAATCAGTGCAGCACCCTTGAATTCGGGCAAAGTCCGTAATAAAGGGTGGGAATTCGATGTGAGTTATAATAAACAGGTCACTAAAGATTTCGGATTGAATATACATGCTGGTTTGACACATAATGAAAACAAGATAGAAGATCTTTTTGGTGCACCTTATGATAATGGAAACAGGATTCATCAGATAGGGTATGCTTTGAATAGTTACTTTATTTATCCAACGGATGGTCTGTTGCAAGAAGACGATTTTACGAAAGATGCTGCAGGAAATTGGATTCCCAAAGAAGGTGTTGTGATTTTTGATGGACAGAAACCGGGAGATATCCACTATTTGGATACAGATGAGGATGGTAAGATCACAACGGATGACCGTGTTATCAGTGGAGATGATCAGCCAGATTTGAACTATTTTGCTAATATTTCTTTGAATTATAAAAAGTTTGACTTTGAAATACTTTTCCAAGGGGTTACAGGAGTTGATGGTTATTATTCTGGTCCCTATGCCTATGGATTGAATACATCCGGTGACGGTCAGACACCGTTAGCAGTTCAAACAGATTATTGGACTCCGGAAAATCCGACTGCAAGATATCCTCGTTTGGCTCCTAATTCTTCTTATGGGAATAATGATCATACATCAGATTATTGGCGTTTTGACGCAAGTTATTGTCGCGTTAAATATATTCAGTTTGGGTATACTTTTGACCAAATCGGATTGAAAAAGATTGGAATGTCTAATATTCGTTTATATCTGAATGTGCAGAATCCGTTTACAATTGCAAAAGAGGATTTGGTTGATCCGGAAAGTCGTGGACAAAGAGGCTCTTATCCGTTGGTTAAGACCTATTCGGCAGGTGTAAGTTTGAATTTCTAA